The proteins below are encoded in one region of Pseudomonas helmanticensis:
- the trbJ gene encoding P-type conjugative transfer protein TrbJ, with translation MSGHDQALIKVTDRGREMHQKIITFMIGKTPLATIPLRKTTVSPAWKFRRQAAYGAKIAVAAFFGLAMYIVPPPAYAIYCSNCSTFYQQMFEYVEAVDTALNTAETLQTQIQQYQNMVTQGTGLPSSMFGSIAADLKNVANIYNRSQSLGRQIQNMDSQFNTAFPGFQFYLNQAANSAEVPARERYQKWSEQNRDSVKAALEAADLNTSTFESEDTQLDHMVARSQSAVGRMQAIQAGNEIASQNVQQLQKLRDLLATQINMQGNYMAQQGDRKAASEAAEQKFEARKNNWGPSEDF, from the coding sequence ATGTCCGGGCACGATCAGGCACTGATCAAAGTGACTGACAGAGGCCGGGAAATGCACCAAAAAATCATAACGTTCATGATCGGCAAAACGCCGCTGGCAACAATTCCCCTGCGCAAAACGACCGTTTCTCCTGCTTGGAAATTCCGTCGTCAGGCGGCCTATGGAGCCAAAATTGCCGTAGCCGCCTTTTTCGGATTGGCCATGTACATCGTTCCACCGCCGGCTTACGCCATCTATTGCTCGAACTGCTCGACGTTCTATCAGCAGATGTTCGAGTACGTCGAGGCCGTTGATACCGCCTTGAACACCGCCGAGACATTACAGACCCAGATTCAGCAGTATCAGAATATGGTCACTCAAGGCACCGGCTTGCCCAGCTCAATGTTCGGCAGCATCGCGGCCGATCTCAAAAACGTGGCCAACATCTACAACCGCTCGCAGTCCCTAGGCCGACAGATCCAGAACATGGACTCGCAGTTCAACACAGCTTTTCCTGGCTTTCAGTTCTACCTAAATCAAGCTGCAAACTCGGCGGAAGTACCAGCGCGTGAGCGCTATCAGAAGTGGTCAGAGCAAAACCGCGACAGCGTAAAAGCGGCCCTTGAAGCGGCCGACCTCAACACCAGCACTTTCGAGTCTGAGGATACCCAGCTCGATCACATGGTGGCTCGCTCACAGTCGGCCGTGGGCCGGATGCAAGCCATTCAGGCAGGCAACGAGATAGCCTCGCAGAACGTTCAGCAGTTGCAAAAACTGCGCGATCTACTGGCCACGCAAATAAACATGCAAGGCAACTATATGGCTCAGCAGGGCGACCGGAAGGCTGCTAGCGAAGCTGCAGAGCAAAAGTTTGAGGCCCGTAAAAATAACTGGGGGCCTTCCGAGGATTTCTAA
- a CDS encoding TIR domain-containing protein, with protein sequence MSKSGSRRHLFISHHHRDDALVDKFAKLLGSKGWDIRNSSIRAKPANQERLDKGMVRESTIRRLLRMKVSWASTVVVLIGQQTHQRPWVNWEIDQAHAQGKRIVGVYEQGGKESDIPASLEKYASAIVGWNSDSIMSAIDAGENAFQNPDGTVRDTVNGAANSEC encoded by the coding sequence ATGAGCAAATCTGGAAGTCGTAGGCATTTGTTTATAAGTCACCACCACCGTGACGACGCGCTAGTTGACAAGTTTGCCAAATTGCTTGGGTCGAAGGGTTGGGATATTCGTAATAGCTCAATTCGTGCCAAACCTGCTAACCAAGAAAGACTTGATAAAGGAATGGTCAGGGAATCGACAATAAGGCGGCTTCTTCGAATGAAAGTCTCCTGGGCATCAACAGTTGTTGTTTTGATTGGCCAGCAGACACACCAGCGCCCTTGGGTGAATTGGGAAATTGATCAAGCGCACGCTCAGGGTAAGCGGATTGTGGGGGTTTACGAGCAGGGAGGCAAAGAGTCGGATATACCTGCAAGTTTGGAGAAGTATGCGTCCGCAATAGTTGGCTGGAACTCAGATAGTATTATGAGCGCTATTGATGCCGGGGAGAATGCTTTCCAAAATCCAGATGGAACTGTGCGTGACACTGTTAATGGAGCAGCGAACTCAGAGTGCTAG
- a CDS encoding helix-turn-helix transcriptional regulator yields MHVSTNRTLIDKKTLLAMIPLCERTIYNFESKGRFPRRIAISSRKVVWDLAEVEEWIDACKGSGPAPRPGVGA; encoded by the coding sequence ATGCACGTATCGACGAACAGAACGCTCATCGACAAGAAGACGCTTCTAGCGATGATCCCGCTGTGTGAGCGCACGATTTACAACTTTGAAAGCAAAGGTCGATTTCCTCGCCGCATTGCGATCAGCAGTCGTAAGGTGGTCTGGGATTTGGCTGAGGTCGAAGAATGGATTGATGCTTGCAAGGGTTCAGGCCCGGCTCCCAGACCCGGAGTTGGAGCCTGA
- a CDS encoding replication protein, translated as MYHDSSRSGFFSLLVDVRGEKRQSSHRLADMPAVLNLVDKTRDTWMSQAEFIRPNRRVVNLARLGLLFTDLDTYRIPALAGRTPDQLAMSVLYFCAEEGLPEPSVLIYSGRGIQAKWLLDGTIPRQALPRWNACQRYLVDRLAHVGADPMAKDASRVLRTIQTVNSKSGEVCRVVHVTNDTDGQPVRYNFEYLAEALLPTARWTIEQQRQEQAERVKRKLKPFLLVPGGKADHLRGFSGRQLAWDRLEDLRKLAELRGGVNEGSRMQHLFWRLNFLLLSGATNSKQMYHEASALARELDPQWNSRSQELMTLFSKAKAYESGERVCFGGKEYAPLYTPKNDTLINLFRITADEQRQLKTIVSHAEAAERHRRREEGRRRAAGAVDRQTYESTSLSRQKPWETLGMSRRSWYRAGKPVVVEPETSPCVLPRTKS; from the coding sequence ATGTACCACGACAGCAGCAGGAGCGGTTTCTTCTCGCTGCTGGTTGACGTACGTGGCGAAAAACGCCAGTCCTCCCACCGGTTAGCGGACATGCCCGCCGTTCTCAATTTGGTGGATAAAACCCGCGACACATGGATGTCACAGGCAGAGTTCATCCGGCCCAACCGACGGGTCGTGAACCTTGCCCGTTTGGGGCTGTTGTTCACCGATCTTGACACCTACCGCATACCGGCTCTCGCCGGTCGCACGCCTGACCAACTGGCGATGTCGGTGCTGTATTTCTGCGCCGAAGAAGGATTGCCGGAACCGTCCGTACTGATCTACAGCGGCCGGGGTATCCAAGCGAAATGGCTACTCGACGGTACTATCCCGCGTCAGGCATTGCCCCGCTGGAATGCGTGCCAACGCTACCTAGTAGATCGCCTCGCACACGTCGGTGCCGATCCGATGGCCAAAGACGCAAGCCGCGTTCTGCGAACCATCCAGACAGTCAACAGCAAGAGCGGCGAAGTCTGTCGCGTTGTTCACGTCACCAACGACACCGATGGTCAGCCTGTCCGATACAACTTCGAGTATCTGGCCGAGGCCCTGCTACCAACTGCCCGCTGGACAATAGAGCAGCAGCGGCAGGAACAGGCCGAGCGGGTCAAACGCAAGCTTAAGCCCTTCCTTTTGGTGCCCGGCGGTAAAGCTGACCATCTCCGCGGATTCTCGGGCCGCCAGCTTGCCTGGGATCGCCTCGAAGACCTCCGCAAGCTCGCCGAGCTGCGCGGCGGCGTCAACGAAGGCAGCCGGATGCAGCACCTATTTTGGCGTTTGAACTTCCTGCTACTGTCGGGCGCGACCAACAGCAAGCAGATGTATCACGAAGCCTCGGCACTGGCCCGCGAGCTAGATCCGCAGTGGAATAGCCGCTCTCAAGAACTGATGACCCTATTCAGCAAGGCCAAAGCCTACGAATCGGGGGAGCGGGTCTGCTTCGGAGGGAAGGAATACGCACCGCTCTACACGCCCAAGAACGACACCCTGATAAACCTGTTCAGAATCACTGCAGACGAGCAGCGGCAGCTAAAGACTATCGTTAGCCATGCCGAAGCCGCAGAGCGTCACAGGAGGCGCGAGGAAGGCCGCAGACGCGCAGCCGGGGCCGTAGACCGTCAGACCTATGAATCTACCTCCCTGAGCCGCCAAAAACCTTGGGAGACACTTGGGATGAGTCGCCGGAGTTGGTATCGAGCAGGTAAACCAGTAGTGGTAGAGCCTGAGACAAGTCCATGCGTATTACCCAGAACGAAGTCTTGA
- the trbL gene encoding P-type conjugative transfer protein TrbL — protein MQRSAFLLLVSAILLLSAGSAMAAGDVTQSNEMNGLLRMLYQAASEWSPRLQGYALHLLASLALIQLVWTFMPLVMKQADLGEVVGELIRFFMVIGFFYAVIEHSVPWATAVVDSFREAAGTASGLGRALQPGDMFAVAVNFSRTIVEGISLFSPGKAVLIALVGCLVLLCFAFIAAFMFVTLVESYVIINASVLFFGFGGSQWTRDFAIAPLRFVVAVGAKLFVLTLIVGIIVTSAKSWLAAYTNDEASLMTLAGLALVCAYLTKTIPELIGGMISGTSMGGGSAIGGMAAAGAAGAAAAVATIATAGAAAPVAAGALGAAGGGASTAGAAGSGGLAGAINYSFAGAANSGTGAASSMGNAASSGVGASTGGGAALKGSTSAGSSVGGSTANARPSPAQQHNSGVQQAAKQAGKAMQNNDGKDKQQETPERGTEGPGNVLSQAANGGAKVLGVMASMAVPGMDNAHGLSLGAGSTPPSNSEASSAAPNSGGELAANSEQGDSNVIRPASDASPTNGRLASLSVPGTASNNEKTEK, from the coding sequence ATGCAACGCTCAGCATTTCTACTACTCGTTAGTGCAATACTCTTGCTTTCGGCCGGTAGCGCGATGGCAGCAGGAGATGTAACTCAAAGCAATGAAATGAACGGGCTTTTGCGGATGCTCTATCAAGCCGCAAGTGAATGGTCACCACGGCTTCAGGGTTATGCACTCCACTTACTAGCATCTCTCGCTCTTATCCAATTGGTTTGGACGTTCATGCCTTTAGTGATGAAACAAGCGGACTTAGGCGAAGTTGTCGGTGAACTGATCCGCTTCTTCATGGTCATTGGCTTTTTCTACGCAGTCATTGAGCATTCCGTTCCATGGGCGACAGCCGTAGTGGACAGTTTCCGAGAAGCTGCGGGTACAGCTAGCGGATTGGGCCGTGCGCTTCAGCCTGGTGATATGTTCGCGGTGGCCGTCAACTTCTCACGCACCATCGTGGAGGGAATTTCACTTTTTTCTCCGGGTAAAGCAGTCCTTATCGCGCTTGTTGGCTGCTTGGTTTTACTGTGCTTCGCTTTTATCGCGGCATTCATGTTTGTGACGCTTGTAGAGTCATACGTCATCATCAATGCCTCCGTGCTGTTCTTCGGTTTCGGTGGTTCGCAATGGACTCGCGATTTTGCAATTGCACCACTCCGCTTCGTTGTTGCAGTAGGTGCCAAGCTGTTCGTCTTAACATTGATCGTAGGAATTATTGTCACGTCGGCTAAGTCCTGGTTAGCGGCTTATACCAATGACGAAGCGTCTCTGATGACCTTGGCGGGTTTGGCTCTGGTATGCGCCTATCTGACCAAGACTATTCCCGAACTGATTGGCGGGATGATCAGCGGCACGTCGATGGGCGGAGGTTCGGCCATTGGCGGAATGGCTGCGGCTGGCGCAGCCGGTGCTGCTGCCGCAGTCGCCACCATCGCCACGGCCGGTGCCGCAGCGCCCGTCGCCGCTGGTGCGCTTGGCGCTGCCGGTGGTGGTGCAAGTACCGCAGGGGCGGCTGGTAGTGGAGGATTGGCTGGCGCTATCAACTACAGCTTTGCAGGTGCGGCAAACTCCGGCACCGGTGCAGCATCGTCAATGGGCAACGCCGCATCCTCTGGAGTGGGTGCCAGCACTGGTGGCGGCGCAGCCCTCAAGGGCTCTACATCAGCAGGATCGAGCGTAGGGGGCAGTACCGCTAATGCGAGGCCTAGTCCTGCCCAGCAACATAACAGCGGCGTACAGCAGGCCGCCAAGCAGGCTGGAAAGGCAATGCAAAACAACGACGGCAAAGACAAACAGCAAGAGACACCAGAAAGGGGTACTGAAGGACCGGGAAATGTCCTTTCTCAAGCGGCGAATGGAGGTGCGAAGGTGCTCGGGGTGATGGCTTCAATGGCTGTACCGGGCATGGATAATGCGCACGGCCTATCCCTTGGTGCTGGATCAACCCCACCTTCAAATAGCGAGGCCAGTTCGGCCGCTCCAAACAGCGGCGGAGAGTTAGCCGCTAACTCCGAGCAGGGGGATTCCAACGTGATCCGTCCAGCCTCAGACGCAAGCCCTACTAATGGTCGCCTAGCCTCGCTGAGTGTGCCGGGTACGGCCTCCAACAACGAAAAAACGGAGAAATAA
- a CDS encoding patatin-like phospholipase family protein, which yields MKAFPGCKVFSQITTDMLNTELRPVTAKWHRAHQAGVLDSKDGANEFRIDLNALRVKLIDFCEQLQLMAYGGICKDKITPPVVNFDDLEKCFIPIEFGIPNDTVGKVNNFCDINTSEAAEIQSRRKHYSINKTEKTDAVGLSLSGGGIRSATFCLGVVQVLSEKKLMKDFDYLSTVSGGGYIGSFITSTLSQKEGYEAISKPYGPDTDPVRHIRQNAKYLSAANLKQRWMMVTGALAGLILNLSAPIGIIAAIALISNYTSMLNIPNFWLWIAGVSGGASIIGIISYGIGLRFGWGAKAGSIIVAVGSGTITIALLTFIVSKGYDSLGKVTSDNWKTATYLAALAFAIPLIAKFIPIFNSLRAKNILLKYSLILAAVIVPLVSLALLYSFRAVGSLSQVSTISWLSGQVLLILIIATCSIISLCLNINLTGLHKLYRDQLAKTFVENDNKSDDLPLEFVNTSYRAPYHLINTTVNLPSSKNRTLRDRRGDFFIFSKHWCGSAATGYSSTGQWKSNGAAVDLATAMAISGAAVSPQMGPNSVSSVSALMTLLNIRLGYWISNPKIASKNSPGFLCLLREMTGIGMNENNPWLNLSDGGHIENMGLYELLRRRCKFIVCVDGEADPRSTFEGQLTLVRHAQIDFGVRLEPRLDDIRLDPKSTLSRTHSHLLRVHYPDAGPGKPEAIGLMLYLKLSLTGDETELLKRYRSISPDFPHESTLDQFYTEEQFEAYRQLGVHVAEGVFSKALLDENTTPADVREWFKQLAKNMLESADNI from the coding sequence ATGAAAGCATTCCCTGGGTGCAAAGTTTTTTCACAAATCACCACGGACATGCTGAACACTGAACTTCGCCCAGTGACGGCGAAGTGGCATAGGGCGCATCAAGCCGGAGTGTTGGACTCAAAAGACGGGGCCAATGAATTTCGCATAGATCTTAATGCTCTAAGAGTTAAACTGATTGATTTCTGCGAACAGTTACAACTGATGGCCTATGGTGGAATTTGCAAGGATAAGATTACCCCACCAGTAGTAAATTTTGACGACTTGGAAAAATGCTTCATCCCGATAGAATTCGGTATTCCGAATGATACAGTTGGAAAGGTAAATAATTTCTGCGATATAAACACATCAGAAGCTGCTGAAATTCAATCCCGCCGAAAACATTACAGCATAAATAAAACTGAAAAAACTGACGCAGTTGGCTTATCGCTATCCGGAGGGGGTATCCGATCAGCGACATTTTGTCTCGGTGTCGTCCAAGTATTATCTGAAAAAAAGCTAATGAAAGACTTCGACTATCTTTCAACCGTATCCGGAGGCGGATACATAGGAAGCTTTATCACATCAACACTTAGTCAAAAAGAAGGCTACGAGGCAATAAGCAAGCCATACGGTCCAGACACAGACCCAGTCCGCCACATCAGACAAAACGCAAAATATTTAAGCGCTGCAAATTTAAAGCAACGATGGATGATGGTAACGGGGGCCCTAGCAGGACTTATACTAAACCTATCAGCACCGATAGGCATAATTGCAGCTATAGCTTTAATTAGCAATTATACTTCCATGCTAAACATCCCAAATTTTTGGCTTTGGATTGCTGGAGTTTCCGGTGGTGCTAGTATAATCGGAATAATCTCCTACGGTATAGGTTTGCGTTTCGGATGGGGTGCCAAAGCCGGAAGTATTATAGTTGCTGTAGGCTCAGGCACCATAACAATCGCACTATTAACGTTCATAGTAAGCAAGGGATATGATTCACTGGGGAAGGTCACCTCCGATAACTGGAAGACTGCAACTTACTTAGCCGCGCTAGCATTTGCAATCCCATTGATAGCGAAATTTATACCAATATTTAATAGCCTCCGCGCTAAAAACATACTTCTAAAATATTCCTTAATTTTAGCTGCTGTTATCGTCCCCCTAGTCTCACTTGCACTACTGTACAGTTTCAGAGCAGTGGGAAGTCTCTCCCAGGTTTCGACAATCTCTTGGCTTAGCGGGCAAGTGCTGCTTATATTAATTATTGCAACCTGTTCCATTATTTCACTATGCCTGAACATAAATCTGACCGGCCTACACAAACTTTATAGAGACCAGCTCGCAAAGACATTTGTGGAAAATGATAACAAATCTGACGATCTGCCATTGGAATTTGTCAACACCAGTTATAGAGCACCGTATCATTTAATCAACACGACTGTAAACTTACCCTCTAGCAAAAATCGCACTCTTAGAGATCGACGTGGAGATTTCTTTATTTTTTCAAAACATTGGTGCGGTTCAGCAGCGACCGGCTATTCCTCTACAGGCCAATGGAAAAGTAACGGTGCCGCAGTTGATCTAGCGACTGCAATGGCTATTTCCGGGGCAGCAGTTTCGCCCCAGATGGGCCCTAACTCTGTTTCTAGTGTGTCGGCACTGATGACATTATTGAACATAAGGCTGGGCTATTGGATAAGTAATCCTAAAATCGCAAGCAAGAATTCTCCCGGCTTTTTATGTCTTCTCCGTGAAATGACCGGCATCGGCATGAATGAAAATAATCCTTGGCTGAACCTCTCAGATGGCGGACATATTGAGAACATGGGCCTCTATGAGCTTCTCCGCCGCCGTTGTAAATTTATCGTGTGCGTGGACGGTGAGGCCGATCCGCGCTCAACATTTGAGGGACAATTGACATTAGTTAGGCACGCTCAGATTGATTTTGGTGTACGACTTGAACCGAGGCTTGATGACATCCGGCTTGATCCAAAGTCAACCCTTAGTAGAACTCACTCTCATCTTCTAAGAGTTCACTACCCTGACGCAGGGCCAGGGAAGCCGGAAGCTATTGGTCTGATGCTATACCTAAAACTATCGTTGACCGGAGACGAAACAGAACTGCTTAAGCGTTATCGCTCCATAAGCCCCGACTTCCCGCACGAATCTACTTTAGATCAATTTTACACTGAAGAGCAATTTGAAGCCTATAGACAGCTTGGGGTACACGTAGCGGAAGGAGTTTTCTCCAAAGCATTGTTGGACGAAAACACGACCCCTGCCGATGTCAGAGAGTGGTTCAAACAATTAGCTAAAAACATGCTCGAATCCGCTGATAATATTTAA
- a CDS encoding toll/interleukin-1 receptor domain-containing protein, with protein sequence MRSDVPTPAQSDGQTYDVFVSHASEDKDDFVRPLANALVAAGLKVWFDEMTLRIGDSLRQKIDKGLANSRVGLVVLSPAFIKKGWTNYELDGIVTRSVSGEQVLLPIWHNITKQQVMDFSSSIADKVARSTAVHTIDEIASEIADLLKSSDA encoded by the coding sequence GTGCGTAGCGACGTTCCAACGCCGGCACAATCTGACGGGCAAACCTATGACGTATTCGTATCTCATGCGTCTGAGGACAAAGACGATTTTGTCAGGCCCCTTGCCAATGCCTTGGTTGCTGCTGGCCTCAAGGTGTGGTTCGACGAGATGACCCTACGCATAGGGGATAGCCTAAGACAGAAGATTGATAAAGGCCTCGCCAATAGCCGCGTAGGGCTTGTCGTTCTCTCCCCCGCCTTCATCAAGAAGGGATGGACCAACTACGAGCTTGACGGAATTGTCACCCGCTCTGTTTCAGGTGAACAGGTTCTTCTGCCGATTTGGCACAACATTACGAAGCAGCAGGTGATGGATTTCAGCTCCTCGATCGCTGATAAGGTAGCCCGTAGCACCGCGGTACATACCATTGATGAGATTGCTTCTGAGATCGCAGATTTGCTGAAATCTAGTGATGCGTAG
- a CDS encoding nucleotide kinase domain-containing protein, whose product MVAIEFDGKYFELRSNVQSSTSEVSKKLEVTPVYESYWRFAAERQKVFRKRLIGSSGPWTFDPVILAHKFTNAYRASDRVSQYLIRNVIYRTDLCDSPEEVVFRILLFKFFNKIETWELLEREIGAITYRSYSFDTYDRVLSRAMHAGGRIYSAAYIMPPGSSAFGYPSKHQNHLKLLERMMDEKLPKILHGLGNMQKAFEIIRSYPTIGNFLAYQFVTDINYSEVTCFSEMEFVMPGPGALDGLKKCFKTTAGVDEAQLIRMMAENQEREFERLGIEFDSLWGRPLQLIDCQNVFCEVDKYARVAHPEILGVSGRTRIKQKFSPTGSLDMPWYPPKWGINDRVAADFRSLEFSEGRSSFRATTQAALNLEC is encoded by the coding sequence ATGGTTGCAATTGAGTTCGACGGTAAGTATTTTGAGTTGCGCTCAAATGTTCAAAGTAGCACATCTGAGGTGTCTAAAAAACTTGAGGTGACTCCAGTATATGAAAGCTATTGGAGGTTTGCTGCTGAGCGTCAAAAAGTTTTTAGGAAAAGATTGATTGGATCTTCTGGGCCTTGGACTTTTGATCCTGTTATTTTGGCTCATAAGTTCACAAACGCATACCGCGCCTCAGATCGAGTTAGCCAATATTTAATAAGGAATGTAATTTATCGCACTGATCTTTGCGACTCTCCAGAGGAGGTGGTTTTCAGGATCCTGCTGTTCAAGTTTTTCAATAAAATCGAAACTTGGGAGCTTTTGGAAAGAGAGATTGGAGCTATTACGTATCGAAGTTATAGTTTTGATACATACGATAGAGTCCTAAGCCGAGCTATGCATGCAGGGGGACGGATTTACTCGGCCGCATACATCATGCCTCCGGGGAGTTCCGCATTTGGATATCCATCGAAGCATCAGAATCATCTCAAACTGCTTGAACGAATGATGGATGAAAAACTTCCGAAAATTTTGCATGGCTTGGGCAATATGCAAAAAGCATTTGAAATCATCCGAAGCTATCCTACTATCGGCAATTTTTTGGCATATCAATTTGTGACTGATATAAATTATTCTGAAGTCACATGTTTTTCAGAAATGGAATTCGTAATGCCTGGGCCTGGCGCTCTAGATGGTTTAAAAAAATGCTTCAAAACTACAGCCGGGGTCGATGAAGCTCAACTAATACGGATGATGGCTGAAAATCAGGAGCGTGAATTTGAACGCTTGGGTATTGAGTTTGACTCATTGTGGGGAAGGCCACTTCAGCTAATAGATTGTCAGAACGTTTTTTGCGAAGTTGATAAGTACGCCCGTGTTGCTCATCCAGAGATTTTAGGTGTCTCAGGGCGTACTCGTATTAAACAGAAGTTTTCTCCGACTGGCTCGTTGGACATGCCATGGTATCCACCTAAATGGGGGATCAATGACCGGGTTGCTGCAGATTTTAGATCGCTTGAGTTTTCAGAGGGCCGATCATCTTTTCGCGCTACCACCCAGGCAGCGTTGAACTTGGAGTGTTAA
- a CDS encoding nucleoside triphosphate pyrophosphohydrolase family protein — protein sequence MDFNYYQQLAQLTDRVPSKSAGAAGIDLMVPLLGLAGETGELLSEYKKRLRDGDSHLRFKEKICEELGDLLWYIANVAEKSGLSLEDVAQKNLEKANGRWGHGDTSATVFDESFPEQEKLPRKFEIKLDEVNVEGKVKIRMLMNDVQIGDYLTDNADDPDGYRFHDVFHLAYIAVLGWSPVIRSLMKRKRKSAPDIDEVQDGGRAQVIDEAVVALVFDYAKEHNWLEGVTALDYKLLRTIKGVTSLLEVKARSPGEWQKAILLGFEVWRKVLKSNGARLLIDQDSRSITYAEGEESSMV from the coding sequence ATGGACTTTAACTATTATCAGCAGCTTGCTCAATTAACTGATCGTGTTCCTTCAAAGAGTGCAGGAGCAGCGGGGATTGACTTGATGGTTCCGTTGCTTGGTTTGGCCGGCGAAACAGGAGAGCTTCTTAGCGAATATAAAAAACGTCTGCGAGACGGCGATTCGCATTTGCGGTTTAAAGAAAAGATTTGTGAGGAGTTGGGCGATTTGCTTTGGTATATCGCGAACGTGGCCGAAAAGTCTGGGCTCAGTCTTGAAGATGTGGCGCAGAAAAACCTAGAAAAGGCTAATGGGCGTTGGGGACACGGCGACACCAGTGCCACGGTATTTGACGAAAGCTTTCCAGAACAAGAAAAATTGCCTAGAAAATTTGAGATTAAGTTGGATGAGGTCAATGTTGAGGGTAAAGTTAAGATAAGAATGCTAATGAACGATGTGCAAATTGGGGATTATCTAACTGACAATGCAGATGATCCTGACGGCTATCGATTTCATGATGTATTTCACCTTGCCTATATCGCAGTTCTGGGGTGGTCGCCCGTGATCCGTAGTCTTATGAAGCGTAAGAGAAAAAGTGCACCTGATATTGATGAAGTGCAAGATGGAGGGCGCGCACAGGTTATAGATGAGGCTGTTGTTGCTCTCGTGTTCGATTATGCGAAAGAGCACAATTGGCTTGAAGGGGTAACGGCGCTTGACTATAAGCTCTTACGTACTATCAAAGGTGTTACTTCTCTTTTGGAAGTGAAGGCGCGCTCGCCGGGAGAGTGGCAGAAGGCTATTCTTCTCGGGTTTGAAGTTTGGCGTAAAGTTTTGAAATCTAATGGTGCTCGATTACTCATCGATCAGGATTCTAGGTCTATAACTTATGCTGAAGGTGAAGAGTCTAGCATGGTTTAA
- a CDS encoding LuxR family transcriptional regulator, whose protein sequence is MVDMKNCSAIAIWKGCDPTVADAIRRFRDCWEPYSAASKRYPIARLVEELIDPVVATYTATLPSRYLGHVPGAGTGVAFSEIMRLVGAEAMVRVQHRLLRAFVLTEDQQSKRDQRFIATLETLIELVWACKRKQPAKRNVRGLNGQRLKVFCRFCGKLAELASFAESGNDNDQRGMDEKLRLSNLYCATHRPKLPDGEWNPEYRKAKRSVAQFDLELIRLSRQCASRVTLQAESGDELVDGYIHNYMLGQTLTLADEAELRNLARLMVDSRLSDRKKQILMLQRFDLNQSAIARRLGIERQAVSKAVASIPEIFRLSRPQRSDN, encoded by the coding sequence ATGGTTGACATGAAAAATTGCTCAGCCATCGCCATTTGGAAGGGATGCGACCCAACCGTCGCAGATGCCATCAGACGATTTCGAGATTGCTGGGAGCCGTACTCCGCAGCATCGAAGCGTTACCCTATCGCTCGCCTTGTAGAAGAACTCATCGACCCCGTTGTTGCTACGTATACGGCAACACTCCCGTCGCGCTATCTAGGGCACGTACCAGGAGCCGGTACCGGCGTAGCATTCAGTGAGATCATGCGATTGGTTGGTGCTGAAGCAATGGTTCGCGTACAGCACCGATTGCTAAGAGCTTTTGTCTTAACAGAAGACCAGCAGTCCAAGAGAGATCAGCGATTTATCGCCACACTCGAAACGCTGATAGAGCTGGTATGGGCATGCAAGCGCAAGCAACCAGCGAAAAGAAATGTTCGTGGTTTGAATGGTCAACGCTTAAAAGTTTTTTGTAGATTTTGCGGCAAGCTTGCGGAGCTGGCCTCATTCGCCGAATCCGGCAATGACAATGACCAACGCGGCATGGATGAAAAACTGCGGCTCAGCAACCTGTACTGCGCGACTCATCGTCCTAAGTTGCCGGATGGCGAGTGGAATCCCGAGTACAGGAAAGCGAAACGGTCTGTAGCGCAATTCGACCTCGAGTTAATCAGGCTCAGCCGACAATGCGCCTCGCGAGTTACTCTGCAAGCGGAATCAGGGGACGAGCTGGTGGACGGCTACATACACAACTACATGCTTGGCCAAACGTTAACGCTAGCAGACGAAGCAGAGCTAAGGAACCTAGCGAGGCTGATGGTGGACTCGAGGCTGTCGGACAGAAAAAAACAAATACTGATGCTCCAACGGTTTGACTTAAATCAATCAGCGATTGCGCGGAGACTGGGTATCGAACGCCAAGCGGTTTCCAAAGCTGTCGCGTCAATTCCAGAGATATTTCGCCTGAGTCGGCCACAACGATCCGATAATTAG